The following proteins come from a genomic window of Nitrospirota bacterium:
- a CDS encoding transcriptional repressor: MEKYRCLGIKLTPQRLAILDYLRDNTSHPSAEDIYKIVLKNFPTMSFATVYNSLEAMKKSNCINELNIDPAKKRYDPNMSPHHHIICKNCNVIYDIHKNFDLSLPASMKRGFELLGNHIEFYGLCEKCQA; encoded by the coding sequence ATGGAAAAATATAGGTGTTTAGGAATTAAATTAACTCCGCAGAGGCTTGCTATACTGGATTATCTTAGAGATAATACCAGCCATCCTTCAGCTGAAGATATATATAAAATAGTCTTGAAAAATTTCCCTACCATGTCTTTTGCTACTGTTTATAACTCTCTTGAAGCGATGAAGAAGAGTAATTGCATTAATGAACTGAATATCGACCCTGCAAAGAAGAGATATGACCCTAATATGTCGCCGCATCATCATATAATATGTAAAAACTGTAACGTGATCTATGATATCCATAAGAACTTTGACCTGTCACTGCCTGCTTCAATGAAAAGGGGCTTTGAACTCCTGGGCAATCATATTGAGTTTTATGGATTGTGTGAAA